The Anoplolepis gracilipes chromosome 5, ASM4749672v1, whole genome shotgun sequence region CGTAGAATAATCCCGTCGTTGGATCGAAGAGAGCCGTAAGGATGGGTCTCTTCCCGACTTCCTCGCCTTTCGACACTGACGTCGGTGAGTAATACTGTGATTGCTCGTTTTTCGTCGAGAATGAATCACGACGAATGTCGCAACAATGGGCCATTCTCGCCGCTCTCGTGTAAACATCGCGAATCTGAAATTATCGAGCCCGTATCTCCCTAATCTACGAAGAGAACAAGCTCTCTCGCGTCTGCATTTAAGCGCATTAAGCGGTTGTTGACATTTGACCTCCAGTTATGTCGTTTGATTTTTAACGCTAGCTCCCTGCTCTTCAGCACTTTGTACTTGATCTTCGCGTTCTTTACGCGAACGATTTCatgtacaaaataagataatgaTGATTTCatcaatgtttaataatagtttGTTACTTGACGTTTTGATTAGAGGTCATAGTGTGAttgcagaaattaattattcttttgtcGCATTATGTACGATGtttgctttaattattttgttttgatgtctgtttcaattatttaatctttgtaTGAGTGTTATCAATATAGTTTTGTTAAGAAAGACTAGCTGCTGttcttaattatacatatatcattgaatatctgacatattattttttatgtattactaTTGTTTCTATGATATCAGAAAAAGCAACTAATGAAAACAATGTAACGGAGGAATGGGGGAAGATATTGGATATCTGTGACAAAGTAGGCACCTCCAGTCAGAATGCTAAGGACTGTTTACGGTCCATTGTTAAGAGATTATACTGTCAAGATCCACATGTTGTTATGCAAGCTATAACAGTTAGTATATtgccttttatataaaaaaaacttaatttttttaatattctgccatatttttgattacttatttttttttagttattagaTGCTTGTGCCAGTAATTGTGGAAAGATTTTCCACTTGGAAATTGCGTCCAgagattttgaaaatgatttaagaaaactaattaataatccACAACCAAAAATAGTGGAGAAAATCAAAgtgcttttaaaaaaatgggtAGAAGGTGACTTCAAAACAGATCCACAATTGAACCTGATACCAAGTTTGTATAACAAACTTAAAAGTGAAGGCCATGACTTTTCTTCTGTCTCAGATACAGTGAGTCTTAATTCTGCTACACTAGtgttattgcatttatttcattagagatgtaaattatttacatttagtaCAAAGTCAAGTATTGAATTGCAAGTTTAGACAGAactgtattattaaatgtcaGATAAGACTATCAGTTATTGATACTGCCTGTTTTTCTTCTGAACTTTTGTGTAAACATCTTGTAGCTACTTTATACaacttattttctattttaaataaattttgatttgagaaacatgatttataatttttttgatatttttaaactttatcctatttatgtaaaatatcttttttagcCAAAGCGTTCTAGTACCCTGAGCAGAGATCCTAATGTAGTAACAAATTCACAAGAAGAAGCAGATATTGCGAGaggtaataatttaatattatatttttacacctAATAATGTTTCAAGCTTATATCTatcaagattttatatatatatatatatatatatatatatatatatatatatacatacatccacacatttattatataattgatattttttttttagccaTACAACTTTcgttacaagaaaataaaacacataCTCAAAGCACTTCATCACATAGCTCGCCAGCTTCTAAAAAAAGTACTAGTTTATATCCAAGTGTGAATTCTGTGCTTGCATCTACAAGTACTTCGGAAGGCAGAAAAGTACGTGCTTTGTATGATTTTGAGGCTGCAGAGGATAACGAACTGACATTTTTAGCAGGAGAAAtaagtatgtaataaaaattacaatgcaTGACATACAACACATGTGAAAGTACGAAATTTCTGCTAATTgtgaatttaactttttagttaatattttgGACGATTCTGATCCAAATTGGTGGAAGGGTAGCAATCAAAGGGGTGAAGGGCTCTTTCCCTCCAATTTTGTTACTGCTGATTTATCTGTTGAACCAGAAGAATTTACTAGTAAGATATacaacttaattaattttttctaatgtattatgaagattaaatttttaatttatttattgtctaTGATTGAAACAATCTATgaatgtatttatgtacagAATTAGAACATAGTAATAAGAAGTTAGTGCAATTTGCGGAAGAAGTAGAAGTAAAAATGATGAAACGTGAGCCAGAAGTGGTAGAAGTTGAAAtagatgaaaagaaaatggATAGATTATTACATCTGTTTCACGAAGCTGATCCACAATGTGATACGTCCGATCCTCAGGAAATGCTTGATTTAGAAGGTAATTTGTGTCTTATATGTGTCTTAATAAAAACatcaaattaaagaattttacatacgagtattttcattatatatctgtCGGTTGGATTTTACAGAACAAGTTACTGCAATGGGGCCTCTGATTGACGCGGCTTTGGAGAAAGTAGATAGGCGACACGCGCAGCTTACTCAATTAAGTTCCGATTTGGTCGACGctcttaatttatatcatacttTGATGAGAGAACCCGCGCCTCCAACGCCGTCTGGTTATACTTTGCCCAAAATGCAACCACATTTAAGTCCTTATCCATTCCACAATCCGGGACCACCACCACCACATGTAAgtcaataaataaactttaaataaaatctttacaaTGATATGATGTATATCTTGACAGTAACATATACAacgtatatcttttaatagatGTTTAACGGCATGCCGCCTTCTCCATTCCCCGCCGGCTCAGGCCCGGTAGGGTCGTATAACGCGAGCTTACCGAACAATGAATATATGGGTCCTACCAGTATACCGAGCATGACTTTACCACAACATTTTCAAGTTCAATCGGGACCTCATCAACATCCGCCTCCACAGGGACATCCACAAGGGCATCCACAGGGACATCCACAGGGGCCATCTCTGCCACCGCCCGATCAAACTAGCCTTCCTTATCAACCACAAGGGTacgcttaatttatttttcttttatcgtaATGTTGGTTGCACAAAATTCACTGTAAAAATACCATAAGTATAGTATATTGTCAAGTTAGTTTTGCATTTTTTGCACATAGATATACAAatcagattttaataataacattaaatgttattaaaaaaatatttaaaaatattttcttttaattttttatacaagaaatgaaaatttaatgttacataGCAGATATCCATCTCAGAGTGGCCCAGCACCAGGGCCATATGGTCCACATGGGCCTACAGGACCCTCTGTAAACCAGCAATCGCAATATGCTCCTCCAAATGGACAACACATGATGTAAAGCAAAACTATGCGTTACACATTCATCTTGTACTCTAACTCAAGCtctgtacaatatatattactatattataattatttaaataaacataccCAAAGTAGCCAAAGATAATgggtttttaataaaaattttatttttaaatctatatagGCACTATTGTTTAAATGCGACTAGAAAAAGCAAAAGCAGAAAGTGACTTACATTGTCtacattacaattatattagttatgatcattagatatttattgtttagaCTGTTCAATTTTAGTTTATACATTCCTTTGGCCCGTTTGGTTTccgttattattttacatatttaattcagtaaatattttaatgtgcattttatatctattttaaatatacttgtattattatattataattatatgtatatatatatatatatatatatatatatatatatatatatatatatacacatacatatatatatatatatataaagaaaattaattctgcATACGTTGTTCCATGTTACAAACTTTGTCATATATGTgtcataaattgtaaatttctttttaaataataagtctTTGCAAAGTCATAGAATATATGACGGGTTTCGGAAATTGTATATGAATGGAAAGTTCGAATATTTTGTAGTTTTCTACTCTGCTATTAAACCTCAATGAAGTAATTGCCAAACGGAGACTGCAGTGTGATTACTAAAAAAACGAAGTGATATTTAAGAGATGTTACAAtcgtaaaaaatgttaaaacgcTTATAATTGTCGAACAATGGTGGAAatgattttcgaaataacttttgcaaaaaatgtcTCAATGTGGTCTAGTCTATCCGTACAGTAAGactaattcttattaattgttaaattaacagcGAAACTGCGAGAAACTTTTTATGAATTGTTAATACCTAATAGATAtgcataatatttgtatatgaaGAAATGTCCTGCTTCTGTCGAACGTAATGAAAAACAGCCAATATTTTTCTGGCTGATATTTCGAACACATTAAAGTTATAATgtcatatttatcatttttcaagAATAGATACTGGGCATATTGACATAATTGGTCAAAACTTTTGGCTTCTAATGAGAACGATATAGTAAAggagtagaaaaaaaacataaatgaaataatggcAAAATGCGTGCAAAACTTATCCCTCAAACTTAGatgaaagtataatttaaggCATAATTTATGGGATAAAATATAGCCATATTTTATAACAGTATACTGCTACTATATCTCAACGAATAAAGACGCAAACGagatagaaattaaaagcaaaaaaaaaaaaaaatgaatagattTTATGAAGAATAGCGCAATTTATGCTATGTATGTTATGTTACCATTAAACtggctttatttatataatctattatcatttcattatattcCTTATTTCTCATATACAGATTTGTTTGGCGAAAAAAATCTtgtgaaaatacaaaataaaacatgtatattatgtacaaaacagcttaaaaatacatttttcgaagtgttaattgcttttttactaatatatcatatttctcttattttaaaatcatatggAGAAAACTTTAaggaagaaaatattgaaaaaaatctgagaaagtatttattattcttgtaacaagatatcaaataatgaatattaactATCATCTAAAAAacgtgaaaatttcagaatccagctattgtaataaaaaatgttagaactcctaaaattatctttaatttttaacttctctatatttaatattttttttagaatttttacaattatatataaaattacataattttaccAAACATTATTTCAGatttcctataatttttagtatatgttatatttatagatatattatgtGCAATACATCATTTGTCattcttaattaaacaatttaatgagGCATACTATTTGCCAATTATAGACTATCATTAATGAAGAATGTATTTTCCTTATTGATTTCTAAATCCTTTGATGTTTACGTAAAAAGTGCTTATTAATTTCTCACTTCTTTTCGCCGCGCCTTATTACCTTCTTGGCCTTCTTTGAAACTTTTACAGTAACAATTGCTTCTTACAATACACttgagaattatttaaaattttataataagtatgTAAGCATACGTAAGGAATAATATAGTTCCCCGTAATGAAAGATTTACGATCGATGAAACAATGaattaatgattgaaaaatctCGCGAATATGTTCCGTTATTAATCGTTTGTTTTCCTTATGTAACATATGACATGCATCTCCTCGCATCCGTATACATAcatgaatttcaatttatttttatttgcttaagaattttttcttcatttttctttatttgaattgatacgaaataaattttaaattcttcataaaaatcaaatatataaatataaaaaagtaaaaaaggcGTCAAGTGCATCCGTCTGTTATAAGGAAATTGTTctgtaaaacaatattttaattgcaataaaaattataagaaatttatattgttgcaaAAACTGTTCTACGAAAtagttatttcaatttttttgaaagtaatgatatcatatatacaatgaaattgccaagaataaaaaataatatatataattatcaataaaagtgGTATTTTATAATGGACAAAATCtgttatgcaaaataatattaatgtaataaaaaaactattgtaaaattttaattttaatttaaaaagttatttatataatttatatcataattatatatcataattatagtGTTCTAACAACACGTTGTACATCGTAAGAGAATGAATGTTAAACttcgtgtaaaataaattaattaattatattcgctGCCACGATCTActtaatgcaatataaaataaattcatgcggaatattttgtatcttaagtttcaaattaattattaattaatcgatacattgatatataactgctttttaatactttaatctttttattttaattattttaatcaatttttcaaatgtttgttttattacatgaTCTCAAACTAAATGACGataacgaaaaatttaaagtattgaaatatatatgactttaagtattgcattaaaaaaataattactgttataatttataatttttatttctattgctTCGATTCCtagttgaaattataaatgaataatttgggaaaattgcacaattttgacaaaaagCCATTGTCGCGATGTAGTTACAGTTGTTTAttgaaagttaattaattgtcaATTGTAGTGATTATAGCAAATTATTTCCTGTCAATATTTATCATGTTTCGAAAAGCAATTTGACTATATATACGGAGCATTTCGCATCATTACCTTACTTCTCGAGTATCGTCGCGCAAATGACAACATGCTGAGCGCCTTTGATAACACAATAACacactatatgtatactataaaggtcaaatatattatgtgttaCAGATAATTTGCTGCCGTGCTCtgacaatgaaatatttaattcattacatacattttctacattttatatattttataatataaattaatattgaacatTCTGTATCTTGTATCTCAAATTAATATGGATAAATAgctaaattgcaaataaatctaatactcgtatatattgaaaaaacaaaatttattttattctgattaaaaaattatttgtaaatttacttggtattattattttatatgttcttctattctttcaatttatgaaaagaatcaatttatttaatattaaagaattatgtaagggaaaaaaatttttttgaattaataaatttcttgaatTAATGAAGAATAAAGTTGAACCATTAAAGATCACATATAGGTCATTTTGATCTTATCAGTATTTTAACAATAGAATATTCCGAAGgccttaataaaaaaatgtttgaaatgtatattttcatttttacagtACATGATTATTTTGTAGatatcaagaaatatatatatatatatatatatatatatatatttcgtacagtttttgttttattattaaaatcatacaaaattttctcgatacataataatttaaaaaagcaaaataataataagtcacattaatttttattgtgcagatataaaatcaagaaatgttttttttataaatttaaatcttaaaatcattaaaaccCTTTTAAatggttaattaattaattcattcatttaaatttttattaaaaactaatgattaaataacatatctctgtcacttttaaaaatttgttattaaaaatttaagtagtAACAATCTGTtagtaataaacaataataaacttattaatatacagttgtttctaattttataatacaggtatatatgtatatatatatatatatatatatatataattttagtgataaactatataatattatcttacattgtttaataacaattttaattattacaagaacaaaaaagagagagagagagagagagagagagagagagagaaactttgtgttgctataataattttcacatattttattgtatttagatttttaatataatatcgggatattaataataatctttctttattacaatattaattttccgttGCAACTACaagatttattgtattaaattttttaaattcttaattactttaattattgcGCGCGTAttcttatttcattttatattacaattacattACTAATGTTAATGCGTATCAAATACTAAATAGcgtgttattaataattatcattttttgatttcataattttttatatattcaaattgactaatatatttattaataaactggTAATATGACTTAACTTTTACCAATGATTTATGAACAATTATAAGTGTAAgaattttctaacaataagtaattttacaaatatccgTGCTTTATGTCTGAGTAATATAAGCATCACTTAACGCATctgataaatgaataatagcACACACTTATCTAATGAATTATTCCttgaaatataagaaaatttatatgcaaCCGCCAATAGtgtagtataaatatttaaacattctaaaattattgataattattcataCATAATGCAGTTGAAaggtatatttttgaattattattattattatacatttttttaattaatgatactctctttaaaaaatgtgcacacctatatatgtaattataattataatcagtatataattcatttttctatAACTAAATCTACGTATTTGgatgttacatttattgaactattcattaataatatatttttttatataattttgtttttttattataattaacaattatgtgTATTAAACGTTTGCTGGTTTTTTTCGCTCTTGATTACTATTTTCGCTGTATgcgtcatttttttattgctcatttattattgttacatcaTATATCAGATATTGTATCAATAACCGATCAATCACAGCTTCCTTATAACTGTTCTATTGATAAGATCGTTAGAATAATGACTAGATT contains the following coding sequences:
- the Stam gene encoding signal transducing adapter molecule 1 isoform X2 encodes the protein MGLFPTSSPFDTDVEKATNENNVTEEWGKILDICDKVGTSSQNAKDCLRSIVKRLYCQDPHVVMQAITLLDACASNCGKIFHLEIASRDFENDLRKLINNPQPKIVEKIKVLLKKWVEGDFKTDPQLNLIPSLYNKLKSEGHDFSSVSDTPKRSSTLSRDPNVVTNSQEEADIARAIQLSLQENKTHTQSTSSHSSPASKKSTSLYPSVNSVLASTSTSEGRKVRALYDFEAAEDNELTFLAGEIINILDDSDPNWWKGSNQRGEGLFPSNFVTADLSVEPEEFTKLEHSNKKLVQFAEEVEVKMMKREPEVVEVEIDEKKMDRLLHLFHEADPQCDTSDPQEMLDLEEQVTAMGPLIDAALEKVDRRHAQLTQLSSDLVDALNLYHTLMREPAPPTPSGYTLPKMQPHLSPYPFHNPGPPPPHMFNGMPPSPFPAGSGPVGSYNASLPNNEYMGPTSIPSMTLPQHFQVQSGPHQHPPPQGHPQGHPQGHPQGPSLPPPDQTSLPYQPQGYPSQSGPAPGPYGPHGPTGPSVNQQSQYAPPNGQHMM
- the Stam gene encoding signal transducing adapter molecule 1 isoform X1, which translates into the protein MGLFPTSSPFDTDVEKATNENNVTEEWGKILDICDKVGTSSQNAKDCLRSIVKRLYCQDPHVVMQAITLLDACASNCGKIFHLEIASRDFENDLRKLINNPQPKIVEKIKVLLKKWVEGDFKTDPQLNLIPSLYNKLKSEGHDFSSVSDTPKRSSTLSRDPNVVTNSQEEADIARAIQLSLQENKTHTQSTSSHSSPASKKSTSLYPSVNSVLASTSTSEGRKVRALYDFEAAEDNELTFLAGEIINILDDSDPNWWKGSNQRGEGLFPSNFVTADLSVEPEEFTKLEHSNKKLVQFAEEVEVKMMKREPEVVEVEIDEKKMDRLLHLFHEADPQCDTSDPQEMLDLEEQVTAMGPLIDAALEKVDRRHAQLTQLSSDLVDALNLYHTLMREPAPPTPSGYTLPKMQPHLSPYPFHNPGPPPPHMFNGMPPSPFPAGSGPVGSYNASLPNNEYMGPTSIPSMTLPQHFQVQSGPHQHPPPQGHPQGHPQGHPQGPSLPPPDQTSLPYQPQGRYPSQSGPAPGPYGPHGPTGPSVNQQSQYAPPNGQHMM